The Anomalospiza imberbis isolate Cuckoo-Finch-1a 21T00152 chromosome Z, ASM3175350v1, whole genome shotgun sequence genomic interval taatcccaccctcccaaaatattccaccttgggcatcgagtgagtggacaaaggccaggggtccctcccttaaccttcccccattggtttgtgtttctgtctgtccctctgccttccactccccaaactcccccattgggcggtgagcgtccttcccccttgtctccacCCCGGTACTTAAGGGGATTGCGAAAGCCTCAAGGCCACTTTCGGCTGGAGGAACATGGAACTCAGAGCTCTccggagcttacaataaacctgagacttttcctgGCCGTGAGCCGGctccctcattacctcctcgggcgccgcctctcctccctacaaggcagacagcgcaGCGCTCTGTCTTGGCCGCTCCCCGAATCTCCTcgagaaacaggggagtgtccctcgctgctgaccgtgcctctgccgggcaggcgaagccaggggcttcagagagagcacagcGGTGTTCTATGTAACAGGTGCAATTCGCGCCATTTTTTgcatgatatatatataatattaaataattgttaggatgtaccctttggcattagaagcccccccttctcaggcaaaaccaggtgtgtgttgaaacctgatttacaagcaaggggatgtggctcaccaggagatgggccttatctgaggcgatatggagacacccaggcgctgatcaccatcaggaacatcccccccgggccgatacatgtgaatactctgttcccataaatttcatcaagagtttcaaTGACACTGGACTTCGAATTGTTCTGCCTTGTcgctgagaaggaaatctcatcaacttatgggactttgaatgaaacaaaggactgaatgccgaaatcctggcttcaggcagaattttccctataaaaatcgcttgtaccaggatggtggtgtgggggcacagagtgaaacctctgctgaggctgatctctgtgtcttgcacccagcgccgatcccgggctcagCACTGTCCTTTAccttgtggctggctaagttagatctctactgctaaaataaattctttttattttttaatttggcgggatcatttttcatttataacagtGGCACTGTGCATTTACCATTCTATTCCAATGGCTTTTTTGAATTCAGAATTTTGTGGCTCAAAAATGTCATAATAAACCCTACTTTTATCAAAATTTTCTCGGATGAGAAGCAAGTCTTCTACAGAATACACATCTTCCTCTCCTGTCCAAACAGTGAGGCTGTATCTATGTccagaaaaaaggagaaagcaaacaaaacaaagagaaaaagagtaTGTTAAGATGAAGCATGTAAAGCAGAAAGACATTGCACTAATAGACTCCTAAAAATACTCAGGATTATAGCATCCTAACTTTAGAAATCTAGTTAAATACAAACAACTGCACCTCCAGACCAATTTATCTGTGATTGTTCTGCCAAACCTCGGAGGGAGTTAAATAAAAAACCTCAGGTAAATATCCAGCAAAGAAGTTTACCAGATTGAGTATTTAAGGTTTGATAAATTAATCAATTATCACAAACTGAGCCTCAAAACAGGAAATATGATGCAATCCCAGACATAGGTGattgctgtgctctgtgctttGTCACATCAGTCATGTGTAGTGATGCCACCTAACCCAATTCTCACTAATTGCACAGAACTTTtcaaaaaacactgaaattccCCGAAGCACTGTTCAGTTAAAGCATTACATCCACATCCTCCACATGACATATACTTAGTTTTCCCCTTTGTTTAATGAACctgtattaatttttaaaatgggtAAATGAGAATTCACTTATATGTGAGCAAAACTGGCTCAGGAATTTCTGTCTTCTAATCATGCCACTGAACAACGTCCCTGAGTTTTACGAGGAGGTAAAATAGAAAATCCTAATATTTCAGTGGGAATAATGTTTGTATCCAATGATATCTGAGACTGGCACAATTCATAAGATACATTCTTAGtgcagtaatattttaaaatcaatttccAAGTTTTACCAGTGTAATTCTAATTTCTGTCTTGAGTCTTcatcttaaaaaataatatcaGCACTTTATTTGTCCACCCTCTTTGTTTCTGAATAATTAGAAATTTTTCAAGAGACTCTTTTAAGTTTTCTGTCTTGGGCTTTGACCTTGATTGGAACAGTTTTATTAAACTCTGGGTAGGGAGAGCAGTTGAAAAAGATGAGTAAATGGCAATATGTGGTaagctggttttattttcattctattACACATGAAGAATTTTTATAATGAAATCGATAGGGGTTGGTAAGAACAAATTCTGAAGGAAAATGCAAGTTGCTGTGTTAAAACCACTGAATACATTTCAAGTGGCTCAGCAAAATTAATTAGCTTGGAGGGAAACCTCTGACTTCCAATCTAAAAATCATCTTTGACATTTTTCAGGAGACATTGCAACAAAAATTCTAAATAGTGCATCCAATACAAAGTCTTTGGATTGGATGAATTCCCAGTTGCAACATCAAACTATTTAGGCTATTTAACTATATTCATCTCAGGAAATGTTTGCAGCAGAACTGGGTTACACACCTACGCACCATTTAGAAGTCTTCATAGCAGGTAATGAGCAAGAAGCTTCTGGAATTTAACTACTTTACAGAAACCAATAGTGACCACTTCTGTCTGAGGACTGAAACGCTTTGAGGCCAGTGGGAAGCTAAGCAATGAGAGAAGAATTCCCCTATTTCCAGTGCCACCAGGGTGAGCAGACACTCGCCCGAGCTGTGTGTGACACAAGCACTGGTCAGGACAGGCGTGGGCcgaggggctggcacaggccTGGCTCAGCGGGCCCGGAAGCTGTGGGAAGCTGAGGGAGCAGCACTGAcctgtggcactgctggagcagccactgcagctgCGGGATGGAGCCGGGCACCAGCGCAGCCCTGACCGCGAACGTCACCGGCTGGGACAGTGGGTGGCACAGCTGCCACATCTCCTGCACCATGGGCCACTCGTagcctggggacacacagggcacTGAGACCTCACCCAGccttggggacacacagggcactcagagctcacccagccttggggacacacagggcacTGAGAGCTCACACAGccttggggacacacagggcacTGAGAGCTCACCCAGccttggggacacacagggcactcagagctcacacagccttggggacacacagggcactcagagctcacacagccttggggacacacagggcacTGAGAGCTCACACAGccttggggacacacagggcacTGAGAGCTCCCACAGccttggggacacacagggcacTGAGAGCTCACACAGccttggggacacacagggcacTGAGAGCTCACACAGccttggggacacacagggcactcagagctcacacagccttggggacacacagggcactcagagctcacacagccttggggacacacagggcacTGAGAGCTCACACAGccttggggacacacagggcactcagagctcacacagccttggggacacacagggcacTGAGAGCTCACACAGccttggggacacacagggcactcagagctcacacagccttggggacacacagggcactcagagctcacacagccttggggacacacagggcactcagagctcacacagccttgggacacacagggcactcagagctcacacagccttggggacacacagggcacTGAGAGCTCACCCAGccttggggacacacagggcacTGAGAGCTCACACAGccttggggacacacagggcactcagagctcacacagccttggggacacacagggcacTGAGAGCTCACACAGccttggggacacacagggcacTGAGAGCTCACACAGccttggggacacacagggcactcagagctcacccagccttggggacacacagggcactcagagctcacccagccttggggacacacagggcacTGAGAGCTCACACAGccttggggacacacagggcactcagagctcacacagccttggggacacacagggcacTGAGAGCTCACACAGccttggggacacacagggcacTGAGAGCTCACACAGccttggggacacacagggcactcagagctcacagccttggggacacacagggcactcagagctcacacagccttggggacacacagggcacTGAGAGCTCACACAGccttggggacacacagggcactcagagctcacacagccttggggacacacagggcactcagagctcacccagccttggggacacacagggcacTGAGAGCTCACACAGccttggggacacacagggcactcagagctcacacagccttggggacacacagggcacTGAGAGCTCACACAGccttggggacacacagggcacTGAGAGCTCACACAGccttggggacacacagggcactcagagctcacccagccttggggacacacagggcactcagagctcacccagccttggggacacacagggcacTCAGAGCTCACAACTGCACACGCTCTGGAAACAAAGGAGCCCTGCCCTTACCTTGGCCTCGGTGACAGCCTGTGGtccagcccagggacagggtggcatcggggcaggaggaggtgacagtgcccaggAAGGCGCGGGCGTCCAGCGGTGTGCAGCTCCCGCCGGGCCCAGGCAGGATGTCCCCGTTCAGCCACACGGGTCTGCCCAGCGGCTGCCCCacctgccccagcagctccagagaggGTCCCACTGcggcctggctgtgccaggacagAGGGCGGGGTCAGGGCCGGCAGTGTCACTGCAGTGTCACCGCAGTGTCACCGCAGTGTTACCGCAGCCTCCGTGCCAGGCAGCGCCCGCTGCCATCCGCTGACTGCCCCCGCAGGAGTAAAACCCCCAGACTCCCACCCCCTCCTCCCAGCACCTCCTGGCCTCACCTCACGACCCCCGACCTTGTCACCTCTTTATCTCAGGCCTGAGAAGGTTTTTAACAAAGGAAGCCACTGCAGTCTCCAACCCTTGTGTTTCATCAGACCTAAAAGCCACAAATGCTGTAAGTTCAGTCCAAGAGTGAAACCATCTCTCCCCACCTTAACCACGCACAAAGTAGCAAAGATTTCACCACTAGGTCATAACCAGACTCAAAGCTACCTTCACATCCGTGCAAGGTGATGCACCCGTACTTTTTATTGAAAGCCCAACACAGACCAATTTAAGGCAactaaaagagagaaaaggcagCCACCTGCACATTTAATGCCTGGTTGTGGTTTGTCCCACAGTTCCTAAGTGTGGCAGCACACAGAAGCTTGCCTGTGCAATGATCATCTGACAGCTAATTATTAAATTGTTAAATATGAGCTGGCATCATTTGAGGAACCAGTGCAGACATCCTGTGAGCATTTAACAACATCTATGGTCACATATTCCTAGTGTCCTGTCCAGCCAAAAGAAAAGGCACAACTAGCTTTTTCCTGCCTCTAGCCTACCAAAACTTTTGAAGCACTGTGGAAGGAAAGGAGATGGGGAACAGTGGGGAGAAGAAATTAACACCAAGAAAATCTTCTTTCTGTCACAGCACATTAATTAATGCACTATGTAACATCGAGGAATTTAAAAGCACTATGGTCAGAGTTTTAGGATTAGGTTAGTTCTGAAGCCAACAACTAGTCCCCTGAGCTGCTTGTCTTGTTTCCTCTGTAAAGTCACTTTGCGCATTTTGTCTTTTGTGCTGTTGGGAAGGCTGCACAGAGGCAGGAATTCCACTCAGGGAGATGAGCTCAAGCTCTCTAGGAGAAAAGCCAGTGATGGCTGGTGTTAAGTTGTGGGCTGCAGCATTTCTGACACAGTCTGGGGCCAGAACACTTTATATCCTCACATATGcaagggactgtcagggccagAGGAATGCCTCCCCTCATACTGCAAAGTGTAAGGTAATGCAGtcagaaaaaaagcacaaagcaaagtggcaacaggaaaaaaaaatggaaaaaccaaagcaagacaacaacaacaacaacaacaacatccAACCgcaaaaaacacaaaccccagaGAGCACGGGTCTTGCTGCAGAGCATTTAGAAAATGCAGACTTACTGCTGACTTCATGTGAAATGACTTTGGCATTTCTGAAGCAGGACACTGAAGACCTTTTGCAGAATACATTATCTTCAGTAGCCAAAGCCAGCGGGAAATGTAATTATTTGGTCAATCAGGATGATAGAGCAGAGatataaaaattacatttttaaagcacCATTGAAATAATCTCCAAAACTTCAGCAATGGCATCCAATTAAATATTATGCAAAGGAACACCAAATTCTGTTATCACTTATTTGACTCTATCTGCACTGCGTGAtgtacttttaaatatttttatacaaaaatacttttataaTGTCATGTACTTTTAAAAGCTTTCTTGAATCATTCCACTTGGCTGTAAACTCcttgtggaaaaaaagaatggtaggtagttttaaattaatttaaacagtAATTAAAATGGAGGAAAAACTTCACAGCAACTCACAAGAAATAAGCCCAAACACGTGCCTActgctcttttttcccttctccgCCCAGGACACATACAGGTCCTGTGACAATAAAAGGAATCAGCCTGGCCACGTTTTTTACCTTCATGACCTTTCACACGAAACCACAGGCATAAATCGCATTTTACAACTATCTCCTGGGGGGGCTCTGCATTTCTATAGAGTACTTAAGCACTGATGAAGCTCTTTGTAATTTGCTGCCAAAACAGACTGAGCACACAGGGAGCTGAAGGGGTGCACATCTGGAAATCACAGCTCAATTCAAACTCTTTCAAAGGAAATCTCATGGGGCTTTCAGGTGTGTTTGCCATTCGAGAAATGAAACAGCTAATGGCTCAAACTGTGAATGAGCCTCTGAACATTTAGTTAGTAAGGCCAGAGAAAGGAGCCTTCCAGAGAGGCACCAACATTTCACCTTCCCGATGGGAAAGTTCTGCTCACAGCACCTAATTCACTGagtaaaaaaaatcatcagctGTAGCTCAAAACacttttaaaggttttgttCTTGCCCCGCTTTGAGAATTATGGGCTCTGTTTCCACATGGATTATGCTTCTGAGTGCATCATGCTAAACTGCACAACAAGGAGGAATCTGGTTGACAATCACCTGTGGAATGGTAACAGGTAAAATGCAAACAACACAACAATCTCTCTGCTGAGATACCTCTTAAAATCCAGCTTGATGCCTTTATTGGTGCTGACCATCTGTGCCAGCCACTCCTGCAGGGTGATGTCGCTGTCAGTGTCCGGGGGGTGAGCCAGGatggggtccctgtcccctccccgaAGGACAACATCCACCTCCACCATGTGCACATCGCCTGGGGATTGAGAAATCAAACCTCAGCTCTCAGTGCTTCAGGGCAACAACTACCCAGCAAGTCTGCCCACACCAGCCCGGAGCAGGAACTGCTGTCTGTGACACAAAAGATgccattttgggggggtttcaGTCACTAAACTCTTTGCAAGCCTACGACCAAGTGAAAATTTATGTTTGAGGGTGAATTTGGCCAAGCAaccatgtgggtttttttcttcacgGGACATCCAACATGTGAATCCACTGCTGTTAGATTTCAGGtcttttcctctgaaaataGGGCTCCTGAGAGAGGAAAGATGAGCACAGGGTTTAATACTGGCAGAGAGTGAGCATTCCCCTTGACTCATTGCCAAAACTGACAAGGAAAATGTTAGCTCACACACACGACAGGCAAAgaggggtctcaggggtgcTCAGGCTCTTGAAAACAGCTTTATGCAATTAATCTGGGCAGTGCTGCCAGCTTTGCGGAGAGCCCAGTACACACGGTGAAGACTGAAACGCGAAGAAAAGAGCTAGTGATGGTATTCAAGATAAAGGATATCACATATACATTTACACAAATATGTGTTTGTCAAATATTCACATAAATTCACATACAATTCACTGCCGCCCGGGCTGGTCCACCAGggcccttctggctctgcacaactccctgccaggagaggacagaggggatttgggatcatcccaggaacagggacaggaggagagggaatggcctcaggctgggccagggcaggctcagggtggacagcagcaggaatttccccatggaaagagAGCTCAGGCCTTGGAActgcccggggagggttggatccccatccctggagggatttaacaGCCGTGGGATcctggaggagggagggggagaggaaggggaagaggaggaggaggaggagggggaaggagaaggggccAGAGCCGCACTCACTTCGCGCGGCCTCCGCCGCCCGGGCCCTGCTGTTGGCGGCGTGGAACCAGCGCACGGCGGCCCCGTCCCTGGCCGCGATGCGCCCGGTGCGCAGGAAGTGATCCACGGGCCACTCGCTCCAGGCGCCTGCGGGGACACGGCGGCGACACGGCAGGGACCCCTCAGCGCGGCCCGCCCGGCCCTGACAGCCCCgacagccccggccccgacagccccggccccatcccagccctgacGGCCCCGACAGCCCcggccccatcccagccctgacagccccggcagccccggccccatcccagccctgacGGCCCCgacagccccggccccgacagccccggccccgacagccccggccccatcccagccctgacagccccggcagccccggccccatcccagccctgacggccccatcccagccctgacGGCCCCgacagccccggccccggcagccccggccccatcccagccctgacggccccggcagccccggcagccccggcccggccgcggcgCTCACCCCGCGCCCCGCTCGCCATGGCGCGGCCCGGGCCGGACCCGCCCCGCCGGGGGCTGGGTCCCGCCGCCTGCTCCGCCTTCCttgccgccgggccggggcgcggTGGGGAATGTGTCAGAGTGATCCCGAGCAGCGATGGTCTGTCTCTGTGTCCTTTGAAGCCTCATCGGCAGCAAAGGCCTGAGCCGTGGGACGGGCAGCGGCTGCAGCCCGCAGCCACGGACACCCCGGAGCTCCGGACGCTGTGGGACGGGAGGCGGTCACATCGAGTACACAGCCctcagctgggccagggcaggctcggggcgggcagcagcaggaattcccCATGGAAAGGAGCTCAGGcctggaactgcccagggagggctggagtgcccatccctggagtgtcccaggaattcctggaggtggcactcagagctcgGGGCTGGGGACGGGGTgggcatggggcacagctggggctccatgggctgggagggattttccaaCTAGATTAATTCTGTAGTTCTGTGTGAAATCAGGACGTTGGTGTCCAACCATGCATGCCTTGCAGACTTGTGTAAGTGCTCAGGGCCCAcatgtgctgcagctgagcccagcccgTGGCAGCACCAagctcagccctgcaggtgggacagagcccaggCACTGTCCCTGAGCAGgtgcagagcccagctggggcCACCCAGCCTGCGTGGCAACTGGGCCACTCGTGGcacaggggcagtgctgggggagctgccagccctgcctttcTGTAAGGAGTGTGAATAATggcagggagagggcagggggtgagctggagcagcccgGGCAGCCAGGCCTGCCAGCACTGATGGAGCACCAGGGTCTGTCTGCCCAGCACTGACGGAGCACCCAGGGTCTGTCTGCCCAGCACTGACCAAGCACCCAGTGCCTGTCTGCCAGCACTGACGGAGCACCCAGGGTCTGTCTGCCCAGCACTGATGGAGCACCCAGGGTCTGTCTGCCCAGCACTGATGGAGCACCCAGGGCCTGTCTGCCAGCACTGAGGGAGCACCCAGGGTCTGTCTGCCCAGCACTGACGGAGCACCCAGGGTCTGtctgcccagcactgacagAGCACCCAGTGTCTGTCTGCCAGCACTGACGGAGCACCCAGGGTCTGTCTGCCCAGCATTGATGGAGCACCCAGGCTCTGTCTGCCCAGCACTGACGGAGCACCCAGGGTCTGTCTGCCCAGCACTGACCGAGCACCCAGTGCCTGTCTTCAGGGTGTCACTGCTGGCTTGAGGCACACAGGAAtgaatcccatttttggggcaACTTCAGGAGTCCCAGAAAGCTGTGCAGACAGGACACACCCATTGCAAATCTGTCTTTGTTTCATTATAAATAAGAGGCGGAAGGTTGCAAGCACTGTAGTTAACTTTATTGATCATTACTGAAAAGGAGTTAGTAGAGGTTAAGTGCCaagaggcagctgctccttcaggtGCCCTGGCCTGAAGACCCAAAACACTCTTGAGCCTCTTGCTGGGGCTCCCTCGAGGGCCTGGGTGCAACTTGTTTTCAACAAGGACAGGTTTGTTTGTATTGTGCGTGGGTTCAGCCCTTCTCCCTAACAGCAGCTTCTCAGGAGAAGTCAGCACAGGAGCTGAAATGCAGCTCAGCTCCATCCAGGGTAAGATCTCAATGCCTGAACCCTTCTAGGACTGGAGTGTTAAAGCACAGATAACACCAGAGCAGATTAGGTTAAATTACAAATTGTTTTTGAtacaaaaacataaaatatcCCCTATTAGCATCAAGAAGGCATCCAAGTTCTAATACTCTCATTATAAAATTGTACCAGcatttttactgaaaacaaTATAGATCTTGTATATATTTAGTTTTGGTTCTGTTCTCGACAAGCAGTCGTGTGGCTGCTACCAAACCCCAGCCGCAGTTTGATGAACCTCGGTACAAATCACATGCATCACAAATACATAAATAGATCTACATGACCCAGTATAAAAAATACATCCTATGCAAGAACCTCAGGTATACTAAAAATCCCAGAAcggtctgggttggaagggaccttaaagagtCCCAACCCCacctgccacgggcagggacaccttccactagaatCAACCTGTGTGTGAATGTTCACACTTAATGCATCTGTTCTCCCTGAAAGCAAAGGTGGCTACTAAAATGTGGCAAAAGCAgtaaacagaagcagaaaaaatactGCAGAATTCATGTCTGACTTATTGCTACATGCAGATTACATCAAGGGTAATCTGTTTTTTCCTAATCCTTGAAAGGTCAAATTGTGTATGGTACTCTAAACACAGAGTAAAGAAAAAAGCACTTCTTATAAAAATAGCATCCATTTAAGTTAGATAAATCCTTATaaatacaagaaagaaaacagttaCTCTACAAAATATTGAGAGCACATGTTCCTGAAGCACCAGCATCACATCCCCAGGGTAAAGTCCTCAGTGAGGTGTTTAtccacacagcccagcacaaGAGGCTCCAGGCCGCTACTGCAGGTCGGGGGTCTGAACCCCCCGTGGAAAGGAATCCGTTTtgggccagccctgctccagtgtTCAGCTCTTGCAGGGGGAAGCACATGCAGAGATCACACAGAACCCCAGCAACTTTAGTAACACACTGGTGTGAGGGTAAGAGGCAAGATCCTATGACTTGGAGTCACATTTTACCTAACAAGTGCTGCAACTGTGTGAGTAACAAAACCTGCACTCTTCTGCACCTGTATTTAGTGTCAACGTTCAGAACTTCATGACACAAACTCTCTCGTGGTAGAGGAAGCAGAGAGGATCTGAGGgctttaaaaaaacagtttGAAAAGCTATTAAAACACAAAAGGTTTAGAAACTTTAAGATTTTTAGTGCCTTACAACTTTGGTGTTCAGATCTAGCAAATCAGTATATGCGTGTAATCAGCTTCATCCAGACAGGTGTTCTATAATGAAAAATACCAATTCCATTTTCAGTGGTAGAGCTGTAGGATCTGACATTCCACTGTGAATCACAGGAAGGAGAGCGCTGTCCAAGTCGTTCAGGTAGCTCTGTGGAAGAAGGTTCCCTCCAGATCCTGCTAAGAATTCAACCTAGGAGGGAAACATACTGATATTAATTAACACTTCTTGTATTAACAAGACTATGCAAAACATGCTGTAACACAGTAAAAGAATATTCCAGCTACCCTGAAGTGAGAAAGTAATGACTAAGACAGCTTCTTCCCCATATGTCATCCTCAGCCTGGGTCTTGGGTAGGGCAAAACTCTAAACATTCATGGGGCGATCCAAGCTATTTACAAGGGAAGATGCCGCTGTGCTGTCTCTGGAAGAGACTTCAGTGGAAATGGAGAGTGTGCAATAAAAGTTGAAAGCTTACCACGTCTGAGTCAATGGAAACTCTGAGTCCTATCTTATTCATCCTGTTATTTTTCAAGGTTTTAAGGTGAGGGCAaagagcagtgctgcaggcaATGGCAATCTCTCTTGCAAACTGGTAGGGAACAGCACGGGAGAGTTCATGATCCTTTGCGAAATAGTAAACCTGATATCAGAGAAAGGGAAGGGCAGTCAGCAGCCTGGTACATCCCAAAGTTAGAAAAAAAGAGTAGTTTAGGATCACATAACACCAAACAGGGCAAGCTTTGATGCTTGTCTGCTGGCAAAGCACCCGAGCATTTCATCCACACACTCAAAGTACTTCAGGAGCCATGGGAGTGCCTGCATTAGGCATTTACAGAGCTGTCACTGCCAACAGACTTTAGACtttttcagaggagaaaaatgacAAGTGTCTAAACTCACCAAGCAGCTGCAGAGAACATTCTGTCTGGCAGGATGGCTACACATAAAATCAGCTCATTTTAATAGTATCACTTGGTACCATCACATTACCACTTAAAcattcaaaaaataataaaaaaggctCAAGAACTATGTAATTCACTAACTTCAGTGCACTTCATaacttttccctctctttccaaGTCTCTGTATTGTGGTGCTTTTTCACTCTGAGTTCCTTCCATTGATTTTCCATCAACTGGGCTTAAAATCCTATGGAAAACAATAGTGTGATTAGTAATTTAAACAACACTTACAGTTTAGATACAGTAACTTCTATGAAATAATATTTACCCATCCTTTAAAGCTATTTAAAAACCTTTACAACAAAATACAATAGAGGACTTGCACTATGAAAATACAGATGATACAAAAGGAAATATCCTAAACAGGGAACTAACACCATTAATAGAAACCTAATCTTGCAGGTTTAAGACACTATAAACCATCTTTGGTATCAAGCACTTTCTGTCACAAGAATACTTTAGATTAATTTCAAGAAACTAAAGGGAGATATTTGAACTTTGGGAGGAAGAATTCTCTCAGATGTCTGGCTTTGGTAGTATATTTaccctttgtttgttttctcttcattttctaCCCAGCAAATATCTACGTATTCTTTCACCTCCCCTGCATCCACTTTTCCACAGGTTATTTTGAAGTCCTTCTTGTC includes:
- the FAM151B gene encoding protein FAM151B, which produces MASGARGAWSEWPVDHFLRTGRIAARDGAAVRWFHAANSRARAAEAARSDVHMVEVDVVLRGGDRDPILAHPPDTDSDITLQEWLAQMVSTNKGIKLDFKSQAAVGPSLELLGQVGQPLGRPVWLNGDILPGPGGSCTPLDARAFLGTVTSSCPDATLSLGWTTGCHRGQGYEWPMVQEMWQLCHPLSQPVTFAVRAALVPGSIPQLQWLLQQCHRYSLTVWTGEEDVYSVEDLLLIRENFDKSRVYYDIFEPQNSEFKKAIGIEW